One segment of Meriones unguiculatus strain TT.TT164.6M chromosome 3, Bangor_MerUng_6.1, whole genome shotgun sequence DNA contains the following:
- the LOC110556396 gene encoding small ribosomal subunit protein mS33-like, with protein sequence MSLSEYALRMSRLSARIFGEVARPTDSKSMKVVKLFSEQPLAKRKETYDWYPDHNLYFALIAKLHFFGLYRDEHQDFKEEQRRIKKLRGKGKPKKGEGKRAAKKK encoded by the coding sequence ATGTCACTTTCAGAATATGCACTGCGCATGTCCCGTCTGAGTGCCCGGATCTTTGGTGAAGTGGCCAGGCCTACTGATTCAAAGTCCATGAAAGTGGTAAAACTGTTCAGTGAGCAGCCCTTGGCCAAAAGGAAAGAGACTTACGACTGGTATCCAGATCACAACCTATACTTCGCGCTCATAGCCAAGCTCCATTTCTTTGGCCTTTACAGAGATGAGCATCAGGATTTTAAGGAAGAACAAAGACGTATAAAGAAGCTCCGAGGAAAGGGGAAaccaaagaaaggagaaggaaaaagagctgcaaaaaagaaatag